aatgcATACATTACAGCTTTAAGTTTGTTGCATTTTTTCGTTTTTATCATTGctcatttgtttctttttcgcGAACGTATTGCTCATTAGTTTCAAGATAATTGTATTCTCTGTTCTGTTTTCAGCTTTTGTAcaactaatgaaaaaaaaaagaccagtTTTGTACAGAAAAGGGAAAAATGCATCAGCATTAGTTTATGTAATGAGAGTTCATTATGTCACCTGTCAATAGCAATGGACCATTTACTATCGATAAAATCTGCAGCAGATACCAAGTAAGCCGGCCATGCAAACGCAGAAACAATACCACTTAACACAGTTTGCATTGCACCTTCCCTCATCAACTCAATTGCAAATCCTACATCATTAACCAACAACCGGACAATTTTATGTTGAGTAATCAGTAAAGtatgaaagaaagaaataaacgCAAACACTGTACACGTCGAACGCCAAAATTACTTGATGCCAGCCAATCGCGTATTGCTGTACTGACGCCAATTATATGCTTAGACTCCCATTGCAGAATGTACCTGCCAATTACAAGTTTCTTGTACTTAAGCAAGGCAAACATGTTCTAGAAAATGCAACGATATTGATAGGGACAACAGCTGCATGAATCTTACCTGTATTCATCTCATGTGAATATTTTGGTTTCTAAACAGAATGCAATAGGACTATCATGGCTATGTTAATACCAAAGTAGCAAACTGCAaagagaactttttttttgaaaaagtatTTCGTGTGAATGTCTTTTGGGGGGTTGTACCTCTCTAAGTTTGTCTTCCATCCTTCCCATGGCTTCATATAATCTTCCTCGGTAAAGGCAAATCCAGTGACCAAGATGGCAACTGCTAGCCGCTGAAATCATAAAAACATCCATGAAAATCCAGTCAATCCTATTAAGTGTCATCCACTCGAAAAAGTTTTATCGAAGACTAGGGATAACATCTTTGCTTTATGCTCTCTGAACCTTTCCAACATCGAATCAAAATaacaaaagagaacaaaaacTCACACCCTGGTTATGGTTCTCGCCGATAGTGTTGAACTCAAATTCTCTCACACAACCAATTCTTTTGGCCATTTTGGTCCCAGTCAACCCAGCTCCAGCAGCTGATTTTCAAGTTAAGATGCTGGTTAGTTACAGATCCTGATAAAAGATTCCTGCTGGGTTCAGAAATAAACACCTCCAAATAAGGAATAGTATCACCAAATTAATATTCAAAAACCATCTACGCTCACCTCCGAATGATGCAGCAACCGCTACAGAGCCTGCAGTATGTCCAGCAGCAGTAGCTATAGCAGCAAACCCACTAGCTCCTATTAAAGGGATAAGTGTGTGCAATGTTGGAACCAGAGCAGTGAATCCTGCAGCAATTGCTGGAGCAGCTAAACCTGAAAGTTCAGACGAAATTATTCAGTTACAGAACTTATCTTGATCTGACATTTCATAAGTTCATCCAAATTTCTTTCAGGTCATATACCCCCGGAGATGGCCATCAGCGTTCCTCCCGTCAAGGCGGCTGCGCCGATGATTCCTCCACGCTTCCAGTTCTCCCATCTGCTTCTTGGTGACTCGCTTCCTTCTGACTGTTCTTCCTCTCTCGCTGCAGCCATAGCAGAGCAAGCAACCATTATCTCGATAGCTTCCTACAATGCCAAAACGTTCGATTACAAAAACATATAGTTTGTGTCCATGACAAAACTGGTAGAGAGATCACTGTTCTTAGCGTGTGCATTTACATGTACAACTAGGCTTTCTTTCTATCCTAATTTCACATGGACGAGAATGCTGTGCtgttatccaaaaaaaaaagagaatgctGTGCTAAATGTACCCTGTCATGTGTTCTAGACTTCTAGCATTTTCatgaaaaaactaatctagTGATCACAGATAATGAGACTACTGCACAGTATGGTCATAAAACATTTGATGCTTAGGACAAGTTAGACAAACTTCTTTTGAAACTTTGACCATGAATAATTCCTCGAAATTCCTAGTTAAAAAATGGTGTAAGCAAATTTCCCTTGAATAGTAATATCGTAACATTGAAACTTATTGTATTTTATAAACTCattctaacaaaaaaattatatggtcATAGTtttacaagtttagaatcttgtcctaaacatcaaatcaaatactccatccgtcccaaaatataaataattttggctggttgtgacacattctagtagtacgaatctggacatggaTGTGTCCTATCCTACTccaatcccttatattttgggacggatggactACCTATGATCAGAGGGAGTGTTAGTGATCTTATCTTGTAAGAAAAGCAATGGAATCTCTGGACAAATCTTACCATCTTGATCCACTTGACGTCGAGCCATGTCGCGAGCAGCCGGAGCGCGACGCGGTGGCGGGCGTCGTAGCCCCTCCTGATGCGAGGCGAGCCCATGCCTTCCTCCGCCATGTTCACGTCGGCGACGCACGCCGAGAGGAGCATGTACAGCACCGCCATCTTCCGGTAATCCTTGGTGCGGCTGCCGccggccgacgacgccgacgccagcCACGGCCACCCTTCGTCGCCGTCCCCCCCGGAGCCGGTGGCCTTGATCAGCTCGtcggccgcgacgacgtcgTTCTCCAgccccatcgccatcgcctcGACGGCCTTGGCGAGCGCGAGCTCCTGCTccgacctctccgccgccgccgcctcgccgtcgtcctcgtcctcgaaCACCTTCCGGA
The sequence above is drawn from the Oryza glaberrima chromosome 10, OglaRS2, whole genome shotgun sequence genome and encodes:
- the LOC127786121 gene encoding uncharacterized protein LOC127786121, producing MATSSTLSQTQRYAAGALLALALRQAQIHQSVLLGSHGLDDAPAASAAAAAVPSLADPVDARHLWTHDSHGLLRPVLRFLEIDHKAWPGVETTAATSEPKHHIGAFLRKVFEDEDDGEAAAAERSEQELALAKAVEAMAMGLENDVVAADELIKATGSGGDGDEGWPWLASASSAGGSRTKDYRKMAVLYMLLSACVADVNMAEEGMGSPRIRRGYDARHRVALRLLATWLDVKWIKMEAIEIMVACSAMAAAREEEQSEGSESPRSRWENWKRGGIIGAAALTGGTLMAISGGLAAPAIAAGFTALVPTLHTLIPLIGASGFAAIATAAGHTAGSVAVAASFGAAGAGLTGTKMAKRIGCVREFEFNTIGENHNQGRLAVAILVTGFAFTEEDYMKPWEGWKTNLERYILQWESKHIIGVSTAIRDWLASRFAIELMREGAMQTVLSGIVSAFAWPAYLVSAADFIDSKWSIAIDRADKTGKMLAEVLLRGLQGSRPVTLIGFSLGARVVFKCLEELALLGNNEGLVERAVMIGAPVSDKEELWESTRKMVAGRFVNVYSTNDWILGITFRASLLSQGLAGIQAVNVPGVENVDASELIVGHSSYLTLVNQILDQLELNTYYPVFYPSTPKCGTPKSK